One segment of Natranaeroarchaeum aerophilus DNA contains the following:
- a CDS encoding PAS domain-containing protein: MATESAPESFFIHSDLEIVFANPAFCTLVGIESQQQLIGASVVDLVTSDYQSSLREQVARIENGDEPTLGITAEIQTSSNQSQRAILVSSLVEWDGTEQVQTSVFPIAGMDSDSRQLLYNDAMDEAPIGITISDPAQPDNPLVYINDGFCELTGYLRDEVLGQNCRFLQGEATRGEPVAQMREAIEAEEPVSVELRNYRKDGSMFWNRVTIIPIRSDSGTVTKYLGYQQDITAQKRYEQDLSVFKRQAEQSEKAIVITDSDGTIQYVNPAFERVNGYTADEAIGRNPRILKSGQHSEEFYAELWETITAGDVWEAELVNKTKYGELYEGKHTIAPVTNLDGDITHFVGIAEDRTEDVLTTQTLGILNRVMRHNLRNALNVIDGHAELLEDEELDSEARQASVEAIRDRAALMRNVAEKTAEIRSIWSQAEDSERWEQLDLESVLQTYQRQYPDAEITCRLADTEAIQVRNAELFKKALEEAVTNAIEHTDRSPPDVTITFHRDPDDDQFRLSVADNGPGISAIERQAIKSGEETPLEHGLGIGLWVMKWVTTTLGGELTITDNEPRGSVVTFYLPTGDSKAK; encoded by the coding sequence CAACAGCAACTTATCGGCGCGTCAGTTGTCGATCTTGTCACGTCGGACTACCAGTCTTCACTCCGGGAGCAAGTGGCACGCATCGAAAATGGGGACGAACCCACTCTTGGAATAACTGCTGAGATCCAAACGTCGTCTAATCAGTCACAGCGTGCTATTCTCGTGAGTTCACTCGTTGAATGGGACGGCACGGAGCAGGTGCAAACGTCGGTGTTCCCGATTGCTGGGATGGACTCTGACAGTCGTCAACTGCTCTACAATGACGCCATGGATGAAGCACCGATCGGTATCACGATTTCGGATCCAGCTCAACCTGATAACCCTCTCGTCTATATTAACGATGGTTTCTGCGAACTCACGGGCTATCTGCGGGATGAGGTTCTCGGACAGAACTGTCGGTTTCTCCAAGGCGAAGCCACCCGTGGGGAGCCAGTGGCCCAGATGCGAGAAGCGATTGAAGCCGAAGAGCCCGTCAGCGTTGAGTTACGCAACTACCGAAAAGATGGCTCGATGTTCTGGAACCGTGTCACAATCATCCCGATTCGATCTGACTCCGGAACAGTCACAAAGTATCTCGGCTATCAGCAGGACATTACCGCCCAGAAGCGATACGAGCAGGATCTCTCGGTGTTTAAACGACAGGCCGAGCAGTCCGAGAAAGCTATCGTGATCACCGATTCGGATGGGACGATTCAGTACGTAAATCCGGCCTTTGAGCGAGTGAACGGCTACACAGCCGACGAAGCGATCGGTCGGAATCCACGGATTCTCAAGTCGGGACAGCATAGCGAGGAGTTCTATGCGGAGTTATGGGAAACGATCACCGCTGGCGATGTTTGGGAAGCAGAGCTGGTAAACAAGACAAAATACGGAGAACTCTACGAGGGAAAACACACTATTGCTCCAGTGACAAATCTGGACGGCGACATCACGCATTTTGTAGGGATCGCGGAGGATAGAACCGAGGATGTACTCACGACGCAGACGCTTGGTATCCTGAATCGTGTGATGCGACACAACTTACGTAACGCGCTCAATGTGATCGACGGGCACGCAGAGTTATTAGAAGATGAGGAACTGGATTCTGAGGCTCGACAGGCGTCGGTCGAAGCGATCCGGGATCGGGCTGCGCTGATGCGGAACGTCGCTGAGAAGACAGCGGAGATTCGGTCGATCTGGAGTCAAGCCGAAGATAGCGAAAGGTGGGAGCAACTGGATCTCGAATCAGTTTTGCAGACGTACCAGCGACAGTATCCAGATGCGGAAATTACGTGTCGGCTGGCGGATACAGAGGCTATTCAAGTTCGAAACGCAGAGCTATTCAAGAAAGCCCTTGAGGAGGCAGTCACGAATGCAATCGAACATACTGATCGGTCTCCACCTGACGTAACGATTACATTCCACCGCGACCCAGATGACGACCAGTTTCGACTGAGCGTTGCTGATAACGGCCCAGGGATTTCAGCAATCGAGCGCCAGGCAATCAAGTCAGGCGAAGAGACCCCGCTTGAACACGGTCTCGGAATTGGATTGTGGGTAATGAAGTGGGTTACCACAACACTCGGTGGTGAGTTGACGATTACCGACAACGAACCCCGGGGGAGTGTAGTAACGTTTTACCTGCCTACCGGCGATTCGAAGGCCAAATAG